The DNA window aaaatttgtttcatGATTTCTAGActagtcgtgaaattcgttttttcttcCGACCAAACATCCGACGTGacaatttttctaaatttttttctatctaaACAGAGCGTTAGTGTTTGCAGGACAGCTACAGCCTACAAAGCCCACCCATTTCCTGGAAAATTCCTCTCCCCGCATTAGCCTATGCCTTTCCTTCCCCCCGTTGATCCCTTAATTTGTTCATCCATAATTCAGCGTCAGTTTGGTAGCAGCTAGCAACTAGCGAGCACGCAAGCTTTCATTCTTGTCGGGTTGGAGAGACTGCCATGGCGCTGTGGGGAGGGCTGGggcaggcggcgacggtggcgcagCTGGTCGGGGCGGACGTCGGCGGCCTCATCTCCATGATCATTCGGGCGGCGTTGACGGCTCAGCAGAACAAGAAGGAGTGCGAGCAGCTCGCCCGCCGCGTCTTCACCATCGCCGAGCTGCTGCAGCACCTGCAGGACCCGGaggtgctgcggcggcggctgaccgGGCTCGACGACACGCTCCGGGAGGCGCACGAGCTCGTGATGGCATGTCAGGAGAAGAACGCGGTGTACAGGCTGGTGATGGCCGGTCGTCAGGCTGACAAGTTCAGAGATGTTCAGAGCAGGATCGACTCgtacctcctcctcttccccgtTATCAGCCACATCGACATCACTCGTCGTCTCGAACGAATCTACAACATTCTTGTTCCAAATGACACGGCCGGGGGGCCCTCTGCATCTGTCTCCATGACCCAAATACCCGCCCAAGCCTCCCAGGTATACCCTCCAGCTTTCAGTTGTACTTTGTACTTGGCTCCAAATGATACGTAGAACATGGAATTCTAATTTTACTCTTcttgttatttgttttcttttcttatgtGCACATCTTGATGCAAAGATCGATTGGAAGGAACCCCGTGAAGTCAAAAAGTTTACGTTTAAGGAGCTAGCAAAAGCGACCAGCAACTTTTCTCCTGACAGAATTATCGGTCAAGGTGGCTTCGGCCGGGTGTACATGGGATATCTTCCTGACGGTCGAGAGGTAGCCATCAAGCGCATGGACACACCTTATAGGATAGAAGAGTTGAAGGCAGAGGTGACCATCCTCCACTCCATTAGCCACAACCACATCGTCCGCCTCTTTGGCAGCTGTGTGCTGGACCAAGAGAAGCGCCGACTCCTGCCACCGTTCCGGAAAACTTTGGAGGAGTGCCTACTCGTCTATGAGTACATAGAGAACGGCTCTCTTCACCACCACCTGAACGGCGcaacgtcgccgtcgccggtgacgACGTCCTGGAAGAGGCGTATCGAGATACTGCTGGGCGTGTCGCGGGCCATCGAGTACCTGCAGTCCTACGCCGAGCGGCCGGTCATCCACAGAGACGTCAAGTCATCCAACATCCTGCTCGATGCGAGCTGGGCACCTCTCTTGACGGACTTCGGGTTGGCACTCCCATGGGAAGGCCCAGACCACGAGGTGGATGTTATCCGTGGCACATCTGGATACTTGGCCCCGGAGTACGTTATGACAGGCGCTTTGAATTTGACGACCgatatctataattttggtGTTGTCATACTGGAGGTATTGACAGGGAAGACAGTATTTTCGATTCAAGAATTACAGGAGGAAGAGAACGAGGGGTCGGTAAAGCAGAGCATCGGTTTAACTTCCATGGCGGTGCAACTAATTGAGGAGGGGAAGCTGCGGAAGGTGCTGGACAAACGGCCGGCAGCGGAGCCAACGGCGAGGCAGCTGGAGGCGGCAGAACTGGTGGCGCAGACGGCGGTGCGCTGCGTGCAGCTGCAGTGGGAGGAGCGGCCGGCCATTTCGGAAGTCGTGGCCATCCTCGAGACGGCGCTCGAGCTCGCCCGCTGCGACGGTTAACCTGACCTGGGACTGGGAACACTGAGGCAATGTATCTCCTTTCTGAATCGGCAAATTCATTTCTCATGTAA is part of the Oryza brachyantha chromosome 11, ObraRS2, whole genome shotgun sequence genome and encodes:
- the LOC102716454 gene encoding probable serine/threonine-protein kinase PBL28 encodes the protein MALWGGLGQAATVAQLVGADVGGLISMIIRAALTAQQNKKECEQLARRVFTIAELLQHLQDPEVLRRRLTGLDDTLREAHELVMACQEKNAVYRLVMAGRQADKFRDVQSRIDSYLLLFPVISHIDITRRLERIYNILVPNDTAGGPSASVSMTQIPAQASQIDWKEPREVKKFTFKELAKATSNFSPDRIIGQGGFGRVYMGYLPDGREVAIKRMDTPYRIEELKAEVTILHSISHNHIVRLFGSCVLDQEKRRLLPPFRKTLEECLLVYEYIENGSLHHHLNGATSPSPVTTSWKRRIEILLGVSRAIEYLQSYAERPVIHRDVKSSNILLDASWAPLLTDFGLALPWEGPDHEVDVIRGTSGYLAPEYVMTGALNLTTDIYNFGVVILEVLTGKTVFSIQELQEEENEGSVKQSIGLTSMAVQLIEEGKLRKVLDKRPAAEPTARQLEAAELVAQTAVRCVQLQWEERPAISEVVAILETALELARCDG